The DNA region GGGTCAAGGGGCACGCCTGCGTTTGGGGTTCTGAGACGGTGCTGGGGCCAGCGTTCACTGGGCGCCGGTCAGGAAAGGTTCTCAGAGGGTGCAGGTGTGTAGGGTTGGGGGTAAGCGGACAAGCAGAGAGGAGAGACCTTGGCTTCAGATCAGAGAGAAAGGTGGATGTTGGCAAAGCCAGGGATGCTCAGAAGGGGCTCAGTGGGTCAAAGGGCTGGAGGACTGGACCAGGCTGACTGTAAAAGGCTTTGAACACCAAGGCCATCATCAGTACCAGTCCCATCATACTTACTTTTTTTCCCGGTTACCTTTACCACAGGACCGCCAGAAGTCCCCCATCACACTTTAATGGTCTGTAAGGCATCTACAGATGCGATCCCTCAGGGCAGTCTGGTGACAGGGCTTGTTTTTAAGCAGATGAATGAAGGGATCCGAGGTGAAAGGctctgcccaaggccacacagcctggAACAAAGCCCTGGGTCTCATAACTCCGAGCTCACTCTGACCTCTCAGCACACCGGTGGGTCAGGAGGCTGCACTTTGTCCTCTCAGCAACCTGGCAGCCAGGGAAGGTCTTTCGGCAGAAGGGAAAAGGCGTGCTGGGCAGTCTGGGGACCATCGGGATGGACTGGGAAAGAGACAGGATGGGGGTCGGGGGGCCTGGGGGCGGATGGCCCCGGGGGCCAGCTCCTGGAAGCAGGCCggtctgcctcctgcctctccggCCGCCACCTCCTCTCCTTTGCTGCTTCCTCATCCAGGCCTCAGGGCTTGGCTTTCCTCAGGAGAGCAGGTATGGTCTTGCCCAGGGCGGGCACTCCAGGGCCACCTCCACACCTCTGACCCAGATCCATCTCCCAAGCGAGAAGGGAACACGTTCTCTGCTCCAGCCGTCTGGTCACAGGCACCTCACACGCAACCGTCTACCCGGCCTCCCCACCGCACCCCTGCTCCGTCTCAAGCGACAGCAACCTCAGCCCCTGCTGCTCAAGAAGGATCCCCATGGTCACCCCTACCTCTCCTCTTTCTCGACCCCTCAACCCGTCCTCCCACAGGTGGCTCAGACCAACCAGCTTCTGTTGGCTCCCCCCGCGGCCCCTCCCGCTCACTAGGACCACTGCTCACCAAGGGGTGTCCTCCGTGGTCCCCGTTCTTCACTGTTCCAGCCCAAAAGGACTGTCTGCGCCCCTGCCTCAAGTCCTTCAGGGTCTGTCCTCGTCCACCCTGACACATCAATGTTCATAGCGGCATCGTTCAGGATAGCTAAACAGTGGACACAGCCTGTACGCCCATCATTGTTGCCGCTGACTCGCTAAGCTGTgctccactctttgcgaccccattgactgtagccccgccaggcttctctgtccatgggatttccctggcaagaatactggagtgggttggcattcccttttccagggggtcttcccgacccagggatcagaccctccTCTCCTGTAcagcaggtgaattctctaccactgagccccgTGAGAAGCCACCCATCATTGTAAGAATGGATAAGACAGACGTGGTGTCTCCACACCAGAGCATGTTAATGGCTGTAAGGAATGATACACGCCACCCCAGGGATGATCCCTGGGAACACGACGCTGAGTGAAAGGAGCCCGCCACGAAAGACCAGATattatatgatgtcacttatgtAAAATGTCTACAACAGGTAagttcacagagacagaaggcagaTTAGCGGTTGCCAGGCCTGGAGGGGTTGGGGGGAAACGGCAAGGAACTGATGATAGAAACATGGTTTCTTCCGGGGATGATGAAAAAGCTCTGAAGTGGATTGCATCATCTGTGAATACCACTGAACACTGTTGAATGGTCTACTTTATTAAAGGgttccctgcccccctccccgttttaatttttggccacatccTGCTCCATGTGGGATGTCAGTTCCCCCACTGGGGACCAAACCcccagcccctgcattggaagcccccAAATGGTCTACATTAAGTGGGTGACTTgtgggacttccccagcagtccactggttaggactccaagcttccacgtCAGGGggcgtgggttggatccctggtctgggaactaagaccccacaaactgcatggcatgaccaaataaataaataggtgacTTCCACATAGTGAACTGAATCTCGGGAAAGCTATCCTTGGAAACACAAAAATCCCCAAACCCCAACCTTCCGGAGCTGCCCACTTCCAGCTCCTTCTAGAGCCCTGCTTCATCAGGCCCCACCTGGGGATTTGGGTGGAGGGAGGGGTCTGTAACTCCCCAGCCCTAGTCTAAGAAGCCCCCAAAGAAACACAAGTAAACTCTGTGCTATTCTGTGACAACCGGGCTTAGGGCGAACCTggagaatttgcctgtcaattcAGGTTCGCTGGTTCACTTGTTTGGGAAAGCAAGATGTCCTACTTGAAGGTCAGCTCTCAGCGGAATCAGTGTTGAGGAAAGGCAGATACGGGTCCATGCCCTTTCTCCTTCCAACCTGCCCCCTCGAGCTGCAGGCTGCCTGGGAGGGCTGGGCAGGTGCTCTCACTGCCACCCCCTCCACAGTCACATATAAATTGAGCTTCTGTTAGAAGCCCAGGGCACTGGGTAAGAAGTGTCAGGAGGGCTGCTCAGAAGAGAACGGGGCGGAGCCCACTCATCCAGCAGAGCTTTCGGTGGAGCCTCCCTAGAGGCACTCTCTGCCCAGGAATGACAGACCCAGGGTCGGAGGAGGGGGACACAGCCACCAAGAAACTTGTGACCGGACTAGTGCAAAAGCAGTCATTTTCCTATTAATTCTGAAGCCATGAGTCAAGGGGGCAAAAAGAACCTCACAGAGCCTGCAAGTTTTCACTCCAACGGCCCCCTTTTGGATCAGCTTTGGAGACAGCTTGGGTGGACCCTGAGCCCCTTGGCCCCCGGCAGGTCAGCCGCAAGCAAGGCGGTGTGCTGGGCTCCAAGGACACAAGTGGAAACTGCTCAGGTTTGGTGTTCTGTTTTCCCTCTAAACAAGTCCTGCTTCACCTCCTGTTGCCAGTGCTGTGGGTGGCGACAGGCCCAGGGTCACCTGAAGAGCCCCACTGCGCCACCGAGACTCCTTCCACACAGCTCCTTCTGTTCGTCTGTCCTTTGTGGCGGTGGGGGGCAGGACAAGAATCAGGCCAGCCACACTTGGTCCTAAGTGCTAGGTCTGGATCGGTTTTTAAAGTGTGGCCCGTGCCTTCTGTCAGAAACATCAGGCATGCCTGCGGATGCCCTCAATGGCGGAGCTGAGGGTGGGGCCTGGCGACTCACACCAGGAACCTGCTCCCAGGGGTTCTGACCAACATGACGTGGGCATCGGTCCTCCCGGGGCTCACGAGACCCACGTGGCTCCCTAGAGTGAGGCGAGTTGGAAATAAGAACACAAGCATCCCCAGCCCCTGACAGTCTCTAGGTTTTTTACTTTAGGCAAAGcagtataaaaaaagaaaaaatatacagtgAAGAGTTCATTGTATGTTTATTATTCACAGTTAATCACTACCTACCAAATGCTATCCGCAGAGTTAAAGGATTAAGTACACAGGTCTTTTTAAacactgattttcttttaaatatatacacacaaaacttAGTTCTGCAAGGCTGCATGATATACACcaattccaaaataaaacaatcaaATGGTCCAGGTGCAGAATGCCAGAGATTCCTCGTATTATCAGGGGAGAAGCGCGTGGAGAGTGGCGGATGCTCTGTCCGGGAGGGCAGCACCTCCTGGGCCCCAGGCGCTCCGGGCCAAGTCCGGTCCACGACCAGAGTCCAGCAGAGACGCTGACTGACCACTTCAGGAGCTGAGGGCCGCCACCAACCCCCAGCGGATCTGTCTCtgttgtggggagggggtgggtggggagaggatgCTCACGCACATCACCACGAGGGACAGGAAGCCGGCAGGAGGTGGACGGACAGAGCTCTGCCACGGACTCGGCCTTCCTAGTTCCAACCTTCTTTCTGCCTGCCCCTGCGTCACAGAGACACTTCCTTTTCGGGGGGCCAGGTGGAGCAGCCACGAACACAGCCCGCTGTGAATGCAGAAATGAAAAACCACCCAGCTGCTTCCCGAATGCGGCCTGAAGCTCACCTGGGCGGGTCAGGCAGGGGACATACAGGTGAGAGCCATGAACGGATACCCCCAGCTTTCAGAGCCAGAAAGATGAAGCGAAACGCTCATTTTTCCCCCAGTGTAGAACATGGTAGAACCTGATACAGTTTAAACTCCTTGGACTTTCCTGCACTTGAAACTGGCTGGCTCCAGAGACTGGTTACTGTGGGTGTTTGGGACTAAGGAGGGGACAGATAACACCCGAGACTGCAAGGTCAAggacccagccccacctcccccccTCAGCCAGATGCAGTCAGACGTGGGGAGGGCGGTAACCTGGTTCCACTGCGCCCCGGCTCCCTTAACCTCCAGGGGCTACAAATGTTAAAGCTGAACCTTAAGACTCTGGCTGCCCACAGGCAGGAGGACGCCCACAGCCTCCTCTCGCTTGTCTCCTCTTCTCTAccctgtcctcccctccctggggGGAAATATTTACACAGAGTAGGAGACAAACTGGCTGACCgtctttaacttatttttaaaacaaaacaaacaaggaaaaaaaaacaccactcaGAAGCAACCCTCGAAATAAGGCAGAAGGCACTATGAAAGACAGCATGCTCAGGAACACCACTTGAAAGGGAAGTGGATATAGAAAAGACACAGGTCTGGGGCCTGGCTCGCAGGAAGCCTTGGGGGCACCAACCCCTCCTGTCACCCCCACTCacaccctccctcctccagcagaaGCTGAAGGGCAGGGGCCGCCTGCTCCGATGAGTGTATATAAAACGCAGAACACAGGAGCGGCTGTTCTGTCTTCCCGACTAAAACAGACATTTTGCATAGAGAAAATATCAGCCCAcgtggtttcttttcttttattattggcATCAGCTAGGACTATATGTGGCAGTAAATGTCATGCACTGAtggacagaagaggaaaaaggatgaaaaaaggaCAGAGGAGGAAGAACAGGAGCAGCAGTGAAAATCTGTAATAAAAACTCTTTTCTTAATTTATAGGTAAGTTTTGGCATTGTTATATCcaactccccctcccaccccccagagTTCCAACCAAAGTGACCGGTCACCAGGCGGCCCGGCCAGGTGTTCTGAGCTCCCTCACAGGCTGCTGATAGAGGCAGCTCGTGGGTttaattcttttgtgtgtgtttaaaatttttcgcTTTCTTTAAATAATCTCTTGACTCTTAGACGTTCCGGTTCACGGGGGTGACGTAATTACGTGGGAACATGCCGGTCTGCCCGTGGCAAGCCCCTTTCCACCAGTTGGGGTCTGAGTTATCCATGACGTGGATAAAGTCTCCCCGACGGAATCCCAGCTCTCCATCCTCTTGGGGGTCAAAGTCAAAGAGGGCTTGGACATATGTCGGCTGCTGCAGAAGAAGGCAGGGAGAAAATACACATTGCACCCTTGACCGTGGCCAGGCCCCTGGAAGCGGACCAATGACGGGGAAACGAATGTGGGCCAGCCTTTTCTCATCTTCTAAAACAACCCCTCacttctcctcccccctccacAAATTCTTACAGAGTTTACTCTAGGGGGCGTCGAGTAATCTTTCACCAACGAAGGAAACCACCGCAGGGTCTCCATTGCCGTGGGCAACCTCGCCCCCAGCATCCAGCCGCAGGTACTGCTTCGGGAAAGAACTGCAGAAACAGCCCCTGGAGCTTTGCTTACAATCCCAGATGAGGAAATGTTTCAGTTCCCACCACAGTGTCACTTAGGAAAAGTCCAAAGGGTAAAGCTTGTACACAACAGGCTGGTGCTAACCAGTACGTGAGGCAGAGGAATTCAGCCGTGAGTGTGGACCCCGCCCCCTTACAGCTGTGCCTTTCCTCACAGTCTACTTCCAGGCaaagtgtgtgtgagggtgtgttaaAGACCCCCACCCTAGAGACAGGGTAACTTCAGCAACACACCGCTTCACAGAAGCGGCCTCTGGGAAACGCAAAACTCTGTTTCAAATCCAAATCTTTAACATGAATTAATAATGAGCACAGAAGGCCCTGAAGTaaccctttaaaataaaacaccacCCGCTTGCCTAAGGAGCTATTCTTCATTGCTAAGGGTGACCCCAAGCTCTCCTTCGAGGCTTACCTGCGGCACCTGCTCTATGTCCCGGAGAAATATCTGCTGGTTTCTGGAGACGGATGTAGATCTGTGATAATCTACCAGCTCATTCAAAGAGTTGAACTTGACCACCCAGAGGAAATACTTGCCAGCCCCATCTCGGAGCACCTTGAAGTGCTGTACATCATTTCCAAacctggggaggggcagaggatgCATGTGAGACCCGGCCGGAGGGCTCTGTCCTGGCTGCCCAGGGGCCCCCTGCCCATCAAGCAGGATCC from Cervus canadensis isolate Bull #8, Minnesota chromosome 1, ASM1932006v1, whole genome shotgun sequence includes:
- the GRB2 gene encoding growth factor receptor-bound protein 2, encoding MEAIAKYDFKATADDELSFKRGDILKVLNEECDQNWYKAELNGKDGFIPKNYIEMKPHPWFFGKIPRAKAEEMLSKQRHDGAFLIRESESAPGDFSLSVKFGNDVQHFKVLRDGAGKYFLWVVKFNSLNELVDYHRSTSVSRNQQIFLRDIEQVPQQPTYVQALFDFDPQEDGELGFRRGDFIHVMDNSDPNWWKGACHGQTGMFPRNYVTPVNRNV